A genome region from Panthera uncia isolate 11264 chromosome A3 unlocalized genomic scaffold, Puncia_PCG_1.0 HiC_scaffold_11, whole genome shotgun sequence includes the following:
- the SSTR4 gene encoding somatostatin receptor type 4 — MSAPPTLPPEGEEELETAWSPAVNASCAPAEEEAAAGTGDAGAPGMVAIQCIYALVCLVGLVGNALVIFVILRYAKMKTATNIYLLNLAIADELFMLSVPFVASSAALRHWPFGSVLCRAVLSVDGLNMFTSVFCLTVLSVDRYIAVVHPLRAATYRRPSVAKLINLGVWLASLLVTLPIAIFADTKPARGGQAVACNLHWPHPAWSAVFVIYTFLLGFLLPVLAIGLCYLLIVGKMRAVALRAGWQQRRRSEKKITRLVLTVVAVFVLCWMPFYVVQLLNLFVTSLDATVNHVSLILSYANSCANPILYGFLSDNFRRSFQRVLCLRCCLLDVAGGAEEEPLDYYATAVKSRGGAGWICPPLPCQQEPLRPEPSRKPVPLTRTTTF, encoded by the coding sequence ATGAGCGCCCCCCCGACGCTGCCCCCAGAGGGCGAGGAAGAGCTCGAGACAGCCTGGTCCCCTGCGGTCAACGCCAGCTGCGCCCCTGCTGAGGAGGAGGCAGCGGCGGGGACCGGGGACGCAGGGGCACCGGGCATGGTCGCCATCCAGTGCATCTACGCGCTGGTGTGCTTGGTGGGCCTGGTGGGCAACGCCCTGGTCATCTTCGTGATCCTCCGCTACGCCAAGATGAAGACGGCCACCAACATCTACCTGCTCAACCTGGCCATCGCGGACGAGCTCTTCATGTTGAGCGTGCCCTTCGTGGCCTCGTCAGCCGCCCTGCGTCACTGGCCCTTCGGGTCTGTGCTGTGCCGCGCGGTGCTCAGTGTGGACGGCCTCAACATGTTCACCAGCGTCTTCTGTCTGACGGTGCTCAGCGTGGACCGCTACATCGCCGTGGTGCACCCTCTGCGCGCCGCCACCTACCGGAGGCCCAGCGTGGCCAAGCTCATCAACTTGGGCGTGTGGCTGGCATCCTTGCTGGTCACCCTGCCCATCGCCATCTTCGCTGACACCAAGCCGGCTCGGGGCGGCCAAGCCGTGGCCTGCAACCTGCATTGGCCGCACCCGGCCTGGTCGGCGGTCTTTGTGATCTATACTTTCCTGCTGGGCTTCCTGCTGCCCGTTCTGGCCATCGGCCTGTGCTACCTCCTCATCGTGGGCAAGATGCGGGCGGTGGCACTGAGGGCCGGCTGGCAGCAGCGCAGGCGCTCAGAAAAGAAGATCACGCGGCTGGTGCTCACGGTGGTAGCCGTCTTTGTGCTCTGCTGGATGCCTTTCTACGTGGTGCAGCTGCTAAACCTGTTCGTGACCAGCCTTGATGCCACAGTCAACCATGTGTCCCTCATCCTCAGCTACGCCAACAGCTGTGCCAACCCTATCCTCTATGGCTTCCTCTCAGACAACTTCCGCCGTTCCTTCCAGCGGGTTCTCTGCCTGCGCTGCTGCCTCTTGGATGTCGCAGGTGGTGCTGAGGAAGAGCCCCTGGACTACTATGCCACTGCTGTCAAGAGTAGAGGTGGGGCAGGATGGATATGCCCCCCACTCCCCTGTCAGCAGGAGCCCTTACGACCAGAACCCAGCCGCAAGCCGGTCCCTCTCACCAGGACCACCACCTTCTGA